The Halomonas qaidamensis genome includes the window CGTACCTGAGCGGCTTGAGCTTAAGCGCGAAATGCTTGCGGCGCTGGATGCGGCTGCGGAAAAGCACGTTATTATCGGTTCTTCCACATCCGGCTTTAAACCCAGCGACTTGCAGCAAGACTGCCATAACGCTCCTGGGCGAGTTATCGTGGCTCACCCCTTCAATCCCGTCTATCTATTGCCATTAGTGGAGCTTGTTGGCGGTGACGCCACCACGCCTGACCAACTAGCGCGTGCCCAGGCCCACTATCAAGCACTTGCCATGCGGCCACTGGTTGTGCGCCGGGAAATTGAGGGGCATATTGCTGACCGCCTGATGGAAGCGCTTTGGCGCGAAGCGCTGCACTTGGTTAACGACGGCGTTGCCACTACTGAGGAAATAGACGCCGCGGTGGTCTACGGCTGCGGCCTGCGCTGGTCGCTGATGGGAACATTTTTGACCTTCCATCTCGCGGGGGGAGAACAAGGTATGCGTCATATGTTGGAACAGTTTGGCCCAGCGCTGAAACTGCCCTGGACGAAGCTTGAAGCCCCCGAGCTTACCAACGACCTTATTGATCGTGTGGTAGATGGCTGCGAGCATCAAGCTGCTGGGCGCTCGGTGGCCGAACTTGACAGCCGCCGTGATGACTTCCTGGTGGAACTACTTGGCCTGGTACAAAAATATTGGCCCGAAGCCGAAGGCTTGGAAGGACGTATCTGATGGTGATTTTAGAAAGCCGCGTCGCCTCAGCATGGGTCGATTACAACGGCCATATGAACGATGCTGAATACGCTCGGGTATTCTCGCTAGCGGTAGAGGCGCTGATGGAGCATATCGGCCTGGATACTCCAAGCCGCGCGCACTTCGGCTACACGATTTATACCCTTGAGACGCATCTTTGTTACCGCCGCGAGGCCCACGAGGGGCAGCCACTCAGCGTGGCGCTAACCCTGCTGGATCGCGACACCAAACGTCTGCATGTTTTCTTTAAGCTACATGATGAGGCTAACAATCTGTTGGCCACCAGCG containing:
- a CDS encoding thioesterase family protein; translated protein: MVILESRVASAWVDYNGHMNDAEYARVFSLAVEALMEHIGLDTPSRAHFGYTIYTLETHLCYRREAHEGQPLSVALTLLDRDTKRLHVFFKLHDEANNLLATSEQMLMGIDSYTGRPAPFPAPIEDAIAALPQAEPSVWPELANRTIAIRR
- a CDS encoding L-carnitine dehydrogenase produces the protein MNHQLSVIGTGVIGNGWIARALAQGWDVVAFDPDPKAPARTHAFIENAWPSLQRLGLAESASPTRLRFVDSVEEAVIGADLIQENVPERLELKREMLAALDAAAEKHVIIGSSTSGFKPSDLQQDCHNAPGRVIVAHPFNPVYLLPLVELVGGDATTPDQLARAQAHYQALAMRPLVVRREIEGHIADRLMEALWREALHLVNDGVATTEEIDAAVVYGCGLRWSLMGTFLTFHLAGGEQGMRHMLEQFGPALKLPWTKLEAPELTNDLIDRVVDGCEHQAAGRSVAELDSRRDDFLVELLGLVQKYWPEAEGLEGRI